The following coding sequences are from one Capsicum annuum cultivar UCD-10X-F1 chromosome 3, UCD10Xv1.1, whole genome shotgun sequence window:
- the LOC107862103 gene encoding uncharacterized protein At4g14100, whose protein sequence is MAVRERKKEKEKMLISGKSITISSLHLLVAAFSLWLTCITASESGDPEPTPWPEQFHSILFNNNTKGNLQITDLWYDWPNGRNFNIIQSQLGKKEYHVEWDNHTSFHFTLDANKECRVLHFNVGILRPNWFEGAKYLGQRYMDGFLCNVWNRVDHVWYYEDVVTKRPVFWIFINGAGSHVMTFEVGKVLDDPNWQAPVYCFNDANNKEEISSPLSLVTDNDVSIGRLMGAAAMDVSLLL, encoded by the exons ATGGCagtaagagagagaaaaaaagaaaaagaaaaaatgttgaTTTCAGGGAAATCCATTACAATTTCCAGTCTCCATCTTCTTGTCGCGGCGTTTTCCCTGTGGTTGACGTGCATCACTGCCTCGGAATCCGGTGACCCAGAACCAACTCCATGGCCAGAACAATTCCATTCAATTCTCttcaacaacaacaccaaagGAAATCTCCAGATCACTGATTTGTGGTACGATTGGCCTAACGGAAGGAACTTTAACATAATACAAAGTCAACTAGGGAAAAAAGAATACCATGTGGAATGGGATAACCACACATCTTTTCACTTCACTTTGGATGCTAACAAGGAGTGCAGAGTCTTGCATTTCAATGTGGGAATACTTAGGCCTAATTGGTTTGAAGGTGCAAAATACTTGGGACAGAGATATATGGATGGATTTCTCTGCAATGTTTGGAATAGAGTTGATCATGTTTGGTATTATGAAGATGTTGTTACTAAGAGACCTGTTTTCTGGATCTTCATAAATG GTGCCGGTTCACATGTAATGACATTTGAAGTAGGAAAAGTACTAGATGATCCAAATTGGCAAGCACCTGTTTACTGTTTCAATGACGCCAACAACAAAGAAGAGATATCATCTCCTCTTAGTTTAGTTACTGATAATGATGTTTCCATTGGCAGACTCATGGGAGCAGCAGCTATGGATGTTTCTTTGTTGCTCTAA